The Streptomyces rubrogriseus genomic sequence CTCTTCGCGGTGAAATTCATCCGTCGATCCAAACGATCCGCTTGCCGGTGAGTCAAGTACGGCCTGGTTACGGTTTCTCCGCGGTCCGGGCGCTCAACGCCTGCGCACCCCCGGCGAGACCGCGAACCGTCCCGCCGCCCAGAAGAGCGCGAGAGTGACCAGGGCCAGGACGGCCACCAGGGTGGCGCCGCCGACGACCTTCTCGTAGTCGCGCTGGTAGAGCCCGTCGATGATGTAGCGGCCGATGCCGCCGAGGCTGACGTAGGCGGCGATGGTCGCCGTCGACACGACCTGGATGGCGGCCGAGCGCAGCCCGCTGAGGACCAGCGGGAGGGCGACCGGGAGTTCGACCCGGAAGAGGATGGCCGACTCGTGCATGCCCATGCCCCGGGCGGCGTCCACCGGCGAGGGGTCGACGGAGCGGACCGCCTCGTAGGTGGTCACGAGGATGGGCGGGACCGCGAGCACGACGAGCGGGACCATCACGGGCAGCAGGCCGATGCCGACGACGACGGCGATCAGCACCAGCAGACCGAAGCTGGGCAGGGCGCGGGCGGCGGTGGCGACGAAGGCGACGGCGTTGCCGCCGCGTCCGGTGTGTCCGGTCAGCAGCCCGACGGGCAGCCCGACGGCGGCGGCGAGCCCGAGGGCCATCAGGGTGTACTGGACGTGTTCCAGCAGGCGCGTGGGGATGCCGTCGTAGCCGTGCCAGTGGGCGCTGTCGCTGAAGAAGGCGTTGACGAAGTCGAGGACGTTCACCGGGTCGCCGCCTCCTGCGGTTCGGGCAGCTCCTGCGGTTCGGGCCGCTCCTGCCGCACGGCGGCGTTGTCCCTGGCGCGCCGCCCCTTGCCGCGCGGCATCCACGGCGTCAGCAGGTTGCGGGCCAGGACGAGCAGCGCGTCGCACAGGACGGCCAGTACGGCGGTCGTCAGGACCGAGTTGACCGCCAGTTCGGGGCGGCCGTACTTCTGGGCGTCCGCGAGGAGGTTGCCGAGGGCACCCTGGTTGCCGATGAGGGCGCCGACGCTGACCAGGGAGATGCTCGCCGACACGGCGACCCGCAGCCCGGCGAGGATCGCGGGCACGGCGATCGGCAACTGCACCTGGACGTAGCGCCGTACGGGCCCGAAGCCCATGGCGGTGGACGCGGCCAGCGTCTCCTCGGGCACCGACCGAACGCCGTCGACGATCGCCGGGACGAGCACCACGAGGCTGTACACGGCCAGCGGGATCATCACGGTCAGTTCGGTCTGCCCGGTGTAGTCGATGAGGACCACGAAGACGGCCAGCGACGGGATGGCGTAGAAGACGGTGGTCACGCCGAGCACCGGCGGATACAGCCAGCGGAAGCGCACACAGAGCTGGGCGAGCGGCAGCGCGGCGAGCAGTCCGGCCAGGACCGGCAGCAGCGCCTCGCGCAGATGCAGGCCGATCAGGCCGAAGTAGGTGTTGTCGAGGTCGCTCGGTATGTCGAAGAAACCGTTCACGGGGCGACCTTGGTGACGTCGGCGGGCTCCTCGGCCCGCGCGTCGCCGGGGGCTCCCGCGCCGGGGTCCCCCGCGCCGTGCGCGGAGCGGATCGCCTCGCCGACGGTCTGCTGGGAGACGACGCCGGTCACCCGGCCGTCGGCGTCCACGGCGACGGCCCATCCGGTGGGCGAGAGCACGGCGCAGTCGAGGGCGGCCCGCAGCGAGTCGGTGCCGGGCACGAACGGCCGCCCGTGGGACAGCAGTCGCCCGGCCGCGAGGTCCCCGGCCGTCAGGTCGCCCGGCTCGGCCCAGCCCAGCGGCCGGTCGTCCGCGTCGGTCACCAGCAGGTGGGGGGCGCCCCCGGCGGCGGCGAGCTGTTCGGCGGTC encodes the following:
- a CDS encoding ABC transporter permease, with the translated sequence MNVLDFVNAFFSDSAHWHGYDGIPTRLLEHVQYTLMALGLAAAVGLPVGLLTGHTGRGGNAVAFVATAARALPSFGLLVLIAVVVGIGLLPVMVPLVVLAVPPILVTTYEAVRSVDPSPVDAARGMGMHESAILFRVELPVALPLVLSGLRSAAIQVVSTATIAAYVSLGGIGRYIIDGLYQRDYEKVVGGATLVAVLALVTLALFWAAGRFAVSPGVRRR
- a CDS encoding ABC transporter permease, translating into MNGFFDIPSDLDNTYFGLIGLHLREALLPVLAGLLAALPLAQLCVRFRWLYPPVLGVTTVFYAIPSLAVFVVLIDYTGQTELTVMIPLAVYSLVVLVPAIVDGVRSVPEETLAASTAMGFGPVRRYVQVQLPIAVPAILAGLRVAVSASISLVSVGALIGNQGALGNLLADAQKYGRPELAVNSVLTTAVLAVLCDALLVLARNLLTPWMPRGKGRRARDNAAVRQERPEPQELPEPQEAATR